The genomic DNA AGTTCTCTATTCTTTTTAGAATTTCTCGCTATGGCGCTAGAACTATTTTTTTCTAAAGCATCGTAAGAATTTTTTAAGTTATCGTAATTAGATTTAGAAGCTTTATAATCTGCTTGTAATTTATCGCGTTGTTGAACAGCTTCATCATAAGCTTTTTGAAGTTGTTTAAGTTCATTTTCTGCAGCATTTTTGGCACTTAAAAGCGCATCGTTTTCATTTGAAAGTTTTCTGTTTTCCTCTTTTAAATCACCATATTTGTCTTCCAGTTCTTTATATATTTTTGGAGATACACAAGACACTAAAAACGTTAAAGTTAATACTGTTAATAAGATTTTTTTAATCATTCCGTTTGGGTTCATTTGTTATTTACTTATTTATAAAATGTATTTTAATTATCTATTTCTACTAAAATTGGACAATGATCACTATGTACAGCTTCAGAGAGTATAACGGCTCTTTCTATTTTTTCTTGTAATGGTTCTGCAACCATGGCATAATCCAATCGCCAACCTTTGTTATTCGCACGGGCATTTGCTCGGTAACTCCACCAACTGTATTGCTGGGTTTCTGCATTTAAATATCTAAACGAGTCTATAAATCCACTATCAATAAAACGCCCTATCCACTCACGTTCTACTGGTAAAAATCCGGACACACCTTTCATTTTAGGGTTATGGATATCAATCTCTTCATGACAAATATTATAATCACCACAAACAACAAGATTAGGCCGCTCTTTTTTAAGATTGTTTATATAATCTTGAAACATGTCCATGTATTCTAACTTATGATTTAAACGTGCATCATTGGTTCCCGATGGTAAATACAAACTCATAACAGATACACCATTAAAATCAGCACGTATATTTCTACCTTCAAAATCCATAGATTCAATGCCTGTACCGTATTCTATATGATTTGGTTCTGTCTTGCTTAGAATTGCAACTCCGCTATACCCCTTTTTTTGAGCACTAAACCAATAATTATATTTATAACCTGCTTCCACAAAAACATCTAAATCTAACTGCTCTTTTAATGCCTTTATTTCTTGTAAGCAAATAACATCTGGATTAGCACTTTTTAACCAATCTACAAAGCCTTTGTTTATTGCCGCCCGAATGCCGTTTACATTATATGATATAATTTTCATTAGTTTATGGTTCTTGTTGTAATTATTTGCTGTAATTCACATAGTAAAATATTTTGACAAGTATCAAAATCGTTAATTATGCGCATTTCATCTAGCTAAAATAAATAATACGTTACTTTTACGCTATCAAATAAAAATTTATTTTTATTCAAATTCCCTTTTTATTGTGAAAGACAAGCTTATAATATATTTTCAAGTTTCCTTGAAGGCATTATATTAGTTATTACAACAGGTTTAACGAATTATATTAACAAAATATTTTAAACTATTTGCAGTTTAAGTATATAATGAAGTTTATTACATCAATTCTTATATTTTTAATTGGTTTTTGTGGATTTACTCAAGAGCCCGTTTCAAACTATAAAACTATAAAGGTTGCTGTAAAAAACCTTATTCGTATTGACAGCGTAAGTATAAATTCTGGCGCATTCTCAATAAGAAAAAAAGATAACACAATTATTGACTCAACTTTCTATTCAGTCGATTTTGCCAAAGCTGTTCTTACTTTTAAAAAGCCTATTGAAACTGATTCAATCATTATCAACTATTTAAGGTTTCCTGATTTTTTAACTAAGACCTACCAGCAATTGGATGAGGGTATTATTGTTGAAAACAATGAAAATCTCAAAAAATTATATAAACTGTCTAAACCAAACGATTCGAAGAATTTCACGCCTTTTGATGGTTTAACCACTTCTGGAAGTATTTCAAGAGGCGTTACTATTGGAAACAACCAAAATTCGGTTTTAAATAGTGAATTAGACCTTCAAATAACAGGGAAACTTAATGATAAGGTCTCCCTTAGGGCATCTATACAGGATGCTAATATTCCGTTACAAGAAAGTGGTTATTCACAGCGATTAGATGAATTCGACCAGGTTTTTATTGAATTGTTTAGCGATCGTTGGAATGTTAGGGCTGGTGATATAGATTTACTGAATACAGATTCTTATTTCGCAAGTTTTTCTAAACGTGTTCAAGGCTTATCTGTTAAGGCTAGGTTAGGAGATGAAGATTCTCAAACCAATTTGTTTGCTTCTGGAGCTATTGTGCGTGGACAGTTTACAAGAAGCCAGTTTACAGCACAAGAGGGTAATCAAGGCCCTTACAAATTACAAGGACAGAATGGTGAATTATTTGTGCTAATTGTATCGGGTAGCGAAACGGTTTACGTAAATGGTGTTGCCGTAAAACGTGGTGAGGATCAGGATTATATTATAGATTATAATGCTGGAGAAATTATATTCAACGCTACGTACCCTATTACTTCTGAAATGAGAATTACTGTCGATTATCAATTTAGCGAACGTAATTATTCACGCTTTGTAGCGTATGGGGGCGGACGATTTGAAAGCGACAAACTAAAAATTGGCGTTTCTGTTTATTCTGAAAATGATGCAAAAAATCAACCGCTTCAACAAAACTTATCCGAAGAACAGGTACAGGTATTATCTAATGCTGGGGATGATAGAAGTTTGATGGTAGCTCCCTCTGAAATTCAAGAAACTTTAAACGAAAATAGAATTTTATATAAGAAAGAACTCATTGGTGGCGTAGAAGCTTTTGTTTTTTCGAATAGTCCTGATGATGAATTATATCGGGTTACTTTTACATTAGTTGGCGACAATCAGGGTGACTACATTTTAAGCAATACAACGGCTATTAATAATATTTATGAATTTGTGGGAATTTCTCAAGGGAATTATGCCCCCATTGTTCAATTAGTTGCTCCTACTAAGCTTCAAATTGCTGTAATAAATGGACATTATAAGCCATCAGAAAAAACCAATATTATTTTTGAAGCTTCCGGTAGTAAAAATGATTTAAACTTATTTTCAGGTTTAAATGATGATGATAACGATGGTTTTGCTGGTAAATTAAATATTGAACAGAAGCTTATAAAAAATGATAGTCTTTGGAGTTTAAGTGCTTTTGCTAATACCGATTATATTCAGGAAAACTTCAAAACCATTGAGCGTTTATATAATGCTGAGTTTAACCGCGATTGGAACTTAGAATTACCTTCTGGAAATCAAACCGTAATAAACTTAGGGGATCAAGTTTTATTAAACTCTGGTTTTCGGTTTTTTCATCCCGAAAAAGGTATTGTCAACTATCAATTTGAGCATTTAGGTTACTCTGAAAACTTTAATGGGAATAGGCATGTTGCCAATCTAAATTTGCGTCTAAATAAGTTTAGCATCTCATCTTATTCTAGTTTTTTAAATGCCAATTCTAATAGTAATACCTCAACATTTTTAAGGTCTTATAATCGTATTACTTATGGTATGCAAAAAAGCTGGTTAGGAAGTATAATAGCTATTGAAGACAATGAACAAAAAGATATTTCAACCGAGACATTAACACCTTTAAGTCAGAAATTTAAATCCTACGAAGTATTTGTTGGAGTTGGTGATAGCACCAAAGTTTTTGCCGAAATAGGATATAAAAACCGAGTAAATGATAGTATAAGAAATAATGAATTACAAAAAGTAAATACTTCCAATACATTCTATTTAGATTCGCGGTTAGTCAAAAATGAAAATACGAACCTATCTTTATATGCTAATTATAGAACTTTAAAAAATGAAGATAGTGAGATTGAAGATGAACGCTCTATAAATTCCAGACTACAATTTAATCAAAAGCTTTTTAAGCAAATTGTGCAGTGGAATACCATTTTTGAAACGAATTCTGGAACATTGCCCCAGCAAGATTTCACTTATGTTGAAGTTGAAGCAGGGCAAGGTACATATACCTGGATTGATTATAACGAAAATGGCATTCAGGAACTTGAAGAGTTTGAAATTGCTCAATTTCAAGATCAAGGGAAATACATAAGAGTCCTTTTACCTAATCGAGTTTTTATAAAAACACATCAAAACAGGCTAAGTCAAACACTCACAATTAACCCTTCTCAATGGGCTGTTAGTAAAAGTAAATCAAAAAAATTCTGGTCTCATTTTTATAATCAAACCAGTTATTTAATTGATAGAAAGATACGACGAGAGGGTAATAGCTTTAATCTTAACCCTTTTGAAAATAATGAAGCGGGTCAGTTAGGGTTGCAATTAAATTTTAGAAATGTTTTGTTTTTTAATAGAGGTAAACAACATTACACAACGTCTTATACTTAT from Flavivirga abyssicola includes the following:
- a CDS encoding exodeoxyribonuclease III, whose amino-acid sequence is MKIISYNVNGIRAAINKGFVDWLKSANPDVICLQEIKALKEQLDLDVFVEAGYKYNYWFSAQKKGYSGVAILSKTEPNHIEYGTGIESMDFEGRNIRADFNGVSVMSLYLPSGTNDARLNHKLEYMDMFQDYINNLKKERPNLVVCGDYNICHEEIDIHNPKMKGVSGFLPVEREWIGRFIDSGFIDSFRYLNAETQQYSWWSYRANARANNKGWRLDYAMVAEPLQEKIERAVILSEAVHSDHCPILVEIDN